In the Prochlorococcus sp. MIT 1307 genome, one interval contains:
- a CDS encoding glutathione S-transferase family protein: protein MLELNQFRHSAFCLKVRMVLGAKKLSYRVVDIAPGKDQLGVFRKSGQRKVPVLIDGDKVIHDSSAIIRHLEAEHPKPKLIPDNPQQETQVHLIEDWADTTLAKGVSKTLLNAAALNPELRISLIPEELPRPIKELVKGLPAEFVRVSTKLLNDNETQELLKSIEKISKLIESSHWLVGDQMSLADIAVAAQLSLLRFPKSAGEPLAGKGCPGFSDHPQFQALFNWRDALEMICLNG, encoded by the coding sequence ATGTTGGAACTAAATCAATTTCGTCATTCAGCTTTCTGTCTAAAGGTAAGGATGGTTTTGGGTGCAAAGAAGCTTAGTTACAGAGTTGTTGACATTGCACCTGGCAAAGACCAACTAGGGGTCTTCCGCAAATCTGGTCAAAGAAAAGTTCCGGTACTGATTGATGGAGATAAAGTTATACATGATTCCAGCGCGATTATTAGACATTTAGAAGCTGAGCATCCAAAACCAAAATTAATACCAGATAACCCTCAGCAAGAAACACAAGTGCACCTCATTGAAGATTGGGCCGACACAACCCTTGCAAAAGGTGTTAGTAAAACTCTACTGAATGCTGCGGCATTAAACCCTGAATTACGCATTTCTCTCATACCCGAAGAACTCCCAAGGCCTATTAAAGAATTAGTAAAAGGTTTACCCGCCGAATTTGTGAGAGTTAGCACAAAGCTTCTAAATGACAATGAAACGCAGGAGCTCCTAAAAAGCATTGAAAAAATTTCTAAACTCATAGAAAGCTCTCATTGGCTTGTTGGTGATCAAATGAGCTTGGCTGATATTGCTGTGGCAGCACAATTGTCCCTACTCCGATTTCCCAAATCTGCCGGTGAGCCGCTAGCAGGAAAAGGTTGTCCTGGTTTTAGTGATCATCCACAATTTCAAGCTCTTTTTAATTGGCGGGATGCATTAGAAATGATTTGTCTTAATGGCTAA
- a CDS encoding glycoside hydrolase family 3 N-terminal domain-containing protein produces MIDLNQSDLSQLVPELLVIRASGHLFDSQRQYPEWELKNSDLKRLLSRGVGGVILVGGSVSELKQRSKILRSWAAKPLFLCADVEEGLGQRFIGGSLLVPPLGIAQIHRKYPEKALLLAEKYGICTGFQARVCGLNWVLAPVCDINNNPNNPVINMRAWGEDPFTVSALTIAFQRGLSSQGVLTCAKHFPGHGDTSVDSHLELPVLDHDLNRLQEIELLPFKEVVASGVDSVMSAHVLLRQIDPNYPATLSPIVLNCLREEIGFDGLLVTDALVMEAIKKSYGGGEAAVMAFKAGADLLMMPENPDEAIDAICQALLSGRIPMERLQQSLQRRKQALAKVDSLRSTLPTYKAKDDLFEVERAEDQLFAEELISLSIKVRNQEKKDLGVSQGGINLLRVDGVLPCSFLTQTSPAISVPQEAGYRTVLCHQLGVNPWQDDLNEPLALDRFGNGSFFLQLFLRGNPFRGDLNNREPWVAAVRQLEQHNRLSGIVIYGSPYLWDELIRNLDSSIPAAYSPAQMQQAQGMVLASLFQPVNSNKDLPPQKISDFTD; encoded by the coding sequence TTGATTGATTTGAACCAAAGTGATTTAAGTCAACTTGTACCTGAATTATTGGTCATACGTGCCAGTGGACACCTTTTTGATTCTCAACGTCAATACCCTGAATGGGAATTGAAAAACAGTGACCTTAAAAGGCTTTTGAGTAGAGGCGTTGGAGGAGTGATTCTTGTTGGCGGGAGCGTTTCTGAATTAAAGCAACGCTCTAAAATCTTGCGAAGTTGGGCAGCAAAACCACTTTTTTTATGTGCTGATGTTGAGGAAGGCTTAGGTCAACGTTTTATAGGTGGTTCATTGTTGGTGCCCCCTTTGGGGATTGCACAAATACATCGTAAATATCCTGAAAAGGCTTTATTGCTTGCAGAAAAATATGGGATTTGTACTGGTTTTCAGGCTCGGGTTTGCGGGCTTAATTGGGTACTTGCTCCAGTATGCGATATCAATAACAACCCTAATAACCCTGTGATCAATATGAGGGCTTGGGGTGAGGATCCTTTTACGGTGTCAGCTCTCACAATTGCGTTTCAAAGAGGCCTTTCTTCGCAAGGAGTTTTGACATGTGCAAAACATTTTCCTGGGCATGGGGACACCTCTGTTGATTCCCACTTGGAATTACCAGTTCTTGACCATGATTTAAATAGGCTTCAGGAAATAGAACTTTTGCCTTTTAAGGAAGTTGTTGCCTCTGGAGTCGACAGTGTGATGTCTGCCCATGTTTTGTTGCGACAAATTGATCCGAATTACCCAGCGACCCTTTCTCCAATTGTTCTTAATTGTTTGCGCGAAGAAATTGGTTTTGATGGACTGTTGGTTACCGATGCTTTGGTGATGGAGGCCATCAAAAAGAGTTATGGCGGGGGAGAAGCTGCTGTGATGGCATTCAAAGCAGGAGCTGATTTGTTGATGATGCCAGAGAATCCTGATGAGGCTATTGACGCGATCTGCCAAGCCTTGCTTTCTGGAAGAATTCCAATGGAAAGACTTCAACAATCTTTGCAGAGACGCAAACAAGCATTAGCAAAAGTTGATTCTTTGAGATCGACATTGCCCACATATAAAGCTAAAGACGATTTATTTGAAGTAGAGCGTGCGGAGGACCAACTTTTTGCTGAAGAATTGATTAGCCTTTCAATAAAAGTTCGAAATCAGGAGAAAAAGGATTTAGGAGTTAGTCAAGGTGGTATTAATTTGTTGCGAGTAGATGGAGTTCTACCTTGCTCATTTTTGACGCAAACGTCACCAGCAATTTCGGTGCCTCAGGAAGCAGGCTATAGAACAGTACTTTGCCATCAGTTGGGGGTTAACCCTTGGCAAGATGATCTCAATGAACCTTTGGCTTTGGATAGATTTGGCAATGGTTCTTTTTTTCTCCAGCTTTTTTTGAGAGGCAACCCATTTCGTGGTGATTTAAATAACAGGGAACCTTGGGTAGCTGCAGTTCGTCAACTGGAACAACATAATCGGCTCTCTGGAATAGTTATTTATGGCAGCCCTTATTTATGGGATGAACTTATTAGAAATCTTGATTCTTCCATACCCGCTGCTTATAGCCCTGCGCAGATGCAACAAGCTCAAGGTATGGTCCTTGCTTCCTTGTTTCAACCCGTCAACTCCAATAAAGACTTGCCACCTCAAAAAATATCTGACTTTACGGACTGA
- a CDS encoding shikimate kinase, with protein sequence MSDSSTSSLVKERLCGCNLYLVGMMGAGKTSSGPYVAEALGYGFVDSDKVIEEVCHESISLIFENEGEKGFRTIEKEVLKAIGQRHSLVVATGGGLVTEPENWGVLHQGIVIWLDPGRERLFSRLEADPGERPLLKHTNSRTALYGLVDEREKFYLEADLHLKVADESPQQVAKQILQDLLAMLNGPEAPNAPQTTAR encoded by the coding sequence GGAAAGGTTATGTGGTTGCAATCTTTACCTTGTAGGAATGATGGGGGCTGGTAAGACTTCTTCAGGACCGTATGTGGCTGAAGCACTTGGTTATGGTTTTGTTGATTCGGACAAAGTAATCGAGGAGGTTTGTCACGAATCTATTTCACTCATATTCGAAAATGAGGGTGAAAAAGGTTTTCGGACTATTGAAAAAGAGGTGTTGAAAGCTATTGGTCAACGACACTCATTAGTTGTTGCTACTGGCGGAGGTTTGGTCACAGAACCAGAAAACTGGGGGGTGTTACATCAAGGGATTGTCATTTGGTTGGACCCTGGACGAGAAAGGCTGTTTTCCAGATTAGAAGCGGACCCTGGCGAAAGACCTTTGCTAAAGCACACAAATTCTCGTACTGCTTTATATGGGCTTGTTGATGAACGAGAAAAATTTTATTTAGAAGCTGATCTGCATTTGAAGGTCGCTGATGAATCTCCTCAACAAGTTGCAAAACAAATCTTGCAAGACTTGCTAGCAATGCTTAATGGGCCGGAGGCTCCAAACGCACCGCAAACCACTGCAAGATGA
- a CDS encoding lipid-A-disaccharide synthase-related protein has protein sequence MARILLLSNGHGEDLSGALIGKALNQFDHEVDAFPLVGHGKSYLTTGIRVLGKTKEFSTGGLGYTTLSGRITEIVQGQLVYLLGRLFNLLAVCSNYDLLVVIGDVVPVIAAWLTRLPVVTYLVAYSSHYEGKLKLPWLCASCLSSKRFLGIYTRDQLTSDDLTIQLLRNVYFLGNPFMDSVLTNKSDLPNVMYRLGILPGSRRPELDENLLLILSVVELFSEARLSSSEISFDLALVTSLGDEELKHLASSKGWELIGSSQGSNPSQLVRNNCNINIHRNSFAKVLQCSDVLLSMAGTATEQAVGLGKPVVQLVGYGPQFTDCFADAQRRLLGTTIFCGPGNAGEEVNFRSTYKLILDLLERSKYDSSLKKECKKQAKRRLGEGGGSKRIANAITKLLVEYY, from the coding sequence TTGGCTAGAATCCTTCTTCTGAGCAATGGTCATGGAGAAGATCTTTCTGGAGCTCTTATAGGGAAAGCTCTTAACCAATTTGATCATGAAGTTGATGCTTTCCCGTTAGTTGGTCATGGAAAATCATATTTAACAACAGGTATCAGAGTTCTGGGAAAGACAAAGGAATTCAGCACTGGTGGATTGGGTTATACAACTTTATCTGGGCGAATCACTGAAATTGTGCAGGGCCAATTGGTTTACCTTTTGGGACGCCTGTTCAATTTGCTTGCTGTTTGCAGTAATTATGATCTTTTGGTGGTCATTGGAGATGTTGTTCCCGTCATTGCAGCTTGGCTAACAAGATTACCAGTGGTTACTTATTTGGTTGCTTATTCTAGTCACTATGAAGGCAAGTTAAAACTTCCTTGGCTTTGTGCGAGTTGCTTATCCAGTAAAAGATTCCTAGGCATTTATACAAGGGATCAACTTACTTCTGATGATTTAACAATACAGCTCTTGAGAAATGTTTACTTTCTGGGAAATCCTTTTATGGATTCTGTTTTAACAAATAAATCAGACTTACCAAATGTTATGTATCGCTTGGGTATCTTGCCCGGGAGTCGAAGGCCGGAATTAGATGAAAACCTTCTTTTAATTCTTAGTGTTGTGGAACTCTTCTCTGAAGCAAGGTTATCAAGTTCAGAGATAAGTTTTGATTTGGCTTTAGTAACTTCATTAGGAGATGAAGAACTTAAGCATTTGGCTTCTTCTAAGGGTTGGGAGCTAATAGGTTCTTCTCAAGGGTCCAACCCTTCGCAACTAGTGAGAAACAATTGCAATATTAATATTCATCGTAATTCATTTGCAAAAGTATTGCAGTGCAGCGATGTTTTGCTTTCTATGGCTGGTACTGCAACTGAGCAAGCGGTAGGTCTTGGTAAGCCAGTTGTACAACTAGTAGGCTATGGACCACAATTTACTGATTGCTTTGCTGATGCCCAGAGGCGATTACTAGGCACTACGATATTTTGTGGTCCTGGTAATGCAGGCGAAGAAGTTAACTTTAGGAGTACATATAAGTTGATTTTGGATTTACTTGAAAGAAGTAAATATGATTCCTCCTTAAAAAAAGAGTGTAAGAAGCAAGCTAAAAGAAGATTAGGGGAGGGAGGAGGATCGAAACGTATCGCGAATGCAATAACAAAATTACTTGTTGAATATTATTAA
- a CDS encoding uroporphyrinogen-III synthase: protein MSCELDMPLIGKTIVMTRAQDQQSEAHRLFQGIGARVLDLPALVIGPPDRWEPLDDALNELNSFHWILFSSSNGVQAVQRRLQKLRSNLMSKPNTLKIAAVGRKTSLCLEKLGVIPDFVPPKFVADSLIENFPVSGIGLRILIPRVQSGGRTILADAFAQAGAEVVEVAAYESCCPKHMPEVTANAFKQKAVDAIVFTSGKTVRHTAQLMMQRFGVDWQQNFCGVKLISIGPQTSRSCQNHFQRVDQEADPHDLDGVLKACISALR, encoded by the coding sequence ATGAGTTGCGAGCTTGATATGCCTTTAATTGGAAAGACAATAGTAATGACTCGTGCTCAAGATCAGCAGAGTGAAGCTCATCGACTATTTCAGGGAATAGGGGCCAGAGTTTTAGATTTGCCCGCACTGGTCATTGGACCGCCTGACCGATGGGAACCTCTTGATGATGCATTAAATGAGCTAAATAGTTTTCATTGGATTTTATTTTCGAGTAGTAATGGTGTACAAGCAGTACAGCGAAGGTTGCAGAAGCTTCGAAGCAACTTGATGAGTAAACCAAATACTTTAAAAATCGCTGCTGTTGGAAGAAAAACTTCGCTTTGCCTAGAAAAGCTTGGCGTTATCCCAGATTTTGTTCCACCAAAGTTTGTAGCTGATAGCCTTATTGAGAATTTCCCAGTTTCTGGAATAGGACTCAGGATTCTTATCCCAAGAGTTCAATCAGGAGGTCGAACAATCTTGGCAGATGCTTTTGCGCAAGCAGGTGCGGAGGTTGTTGAAGTTGCAGCATATGAATCCTGTTGTCCAAAACATATGCCAGAGGTAACTGCAAATGCATTTAAGCAAAAAGCAGTTGATGCCATTGTGTTTACTAGTGGAAAAACAGTTCGGCATACCGCTCAGTTGATGATGCAACGGTTTGGAGTTGATTGGCAACAAAACTTTTGTGGAGTGAAATTGATTTCAATAGGTCCTCAAACCAGTCGTAGTTGTCAGAATCATTTCCAGCGGGTTGATCAAGAGGCAGACCCTCATGACCTTGATGGCGTTCTCAAGGCATGTATTTCCGCATTGAGATGA
- a CDS encoding SRPBCC family protein encodes MGRWLDHTVTCDIQAPVAQVWRVWSDLDAMPLWMSWIESVKTIDAPTKTLPDLTEWTLAANGFRFKWQAKINERIEAQKLQWESIGGLPTKGSVRFYPEEESRTIVKLSVTYELPRILAPIMEANILGGMVTNELQGNLDRFKDLVESGYGAINSK; translated from the coding sequence ATGGGACGCTGGCTGGATCACACTGTCACTTGCGATATCCAAGCACCTGTTGCCCAGGTATGGAGGGTATGGTCTGACCTAGATGCAATGCCTCTATGGATGAGTTGGATTGAATCAGTAAAAACAATTGATGCCCCAACAAAAACACTCCCCGACCTAACTGAATGGACATTAGCTGCGAATGGATTTCGCTTTAAATGGCAAGCAAAAATCAACGAACGTATTGAAGCACAAAAGCTTCAATGGGAATCAATTGGGGGATTACCTACCAAGGGTTCTGTTCGATTCTATCCAGAAGAGGAGAGTCGAACTATTGTTAAGCTATCAGTTACTTATGAGTTACCTAGAATATTAGCGCCAATTATGGAAGCTAATATTCTAGGCGGCATGGTTACCAATGAACTACAAGGCAATCTAGATAGATTTAAAGATCTTGTTGAAAGTGGTTATGGAGCAATTAATAGTAAATAA
- a CDS encoding chlororespiratory reduction protein 7, producing MSDPLIRACDDYVVLEPGQPEKFLNAKETHAWLMHWLENLDQLPEDLQSQTSIAAAAQRLIDTACDLEIKPGFILQWFAVRLEPPAH from the coding sequence ATGTCAGACCCTCTCATTCGAGCTTGTGATGACTACGTAGTGTTGGAACCAGGTCAACCAGAAAAATTCCTTAATGCAAAAGAAACTCATGCCTGGTTAATGCATTGGCTAGAGAACTTAGATCAACTCCCCGAAGATCTTCAAAGCCAAACTTCAATAGCTGCTGCAGCTCAGCGTTTAATTGATACGGCATGTGATCTAGAAATCAAGCCTGGCTTCATCTTGCAGTGGTTTGCGGTGCGTTTGGAGCCTCCGGCCCATTAA
- the ndhO gene encoding NAD(P)H-quinone oxidoreductase subunit O: protein MVEEIGSSNSSRSFRKGALVKVNRLAYQNSLESKASDPLLPDYILEGPGELLSIKGDYGQVRWRRPVPDVWLRIDQLEAWS from the coding sequence ATGGTTGAGGAAATTGGTTCTTCTAACTCTTCAAGAAGTTTTAGAAAAGGTGCTTTGGTAAAAGTGAACCGCCTGGCATATCAAAATAGCCTTGAGTCAAAAGCCAGTGACCCATTGTTGCCAGACTACATTTTGGAAGGCCCTGGAGAGCTTTTATCCATTAAAGGTGATTATGGTCAAGTGCGTTGGAGAAGGCCTGTTCCAGATGTTTGGCTAAGAATCGACCAATTAGAAGCCTGGTCCTGA
- the rbfA gene encoding 30S ribosome-binding factor RbfA: MTHGRRVERVAALIRREISQLLINGIRDERVHLGMVTITKVEVSGDLQHCKIFVSIYGEESQKNLVMTGLNDASGFLRGELGRNLQLRRAPEIVFYLDQGIEKGTSVLNLLERLKKERNGRKEVVSDQSLES, translated from the coding sequence ATGACACATGGACGCCGAGTTGAAAGAGTGGCTGCACTCATTCGCCGTGAAATTAGTCAGTTATTAATAAATGGCATCCGAGATGAAAGAGTGCATCTAGGTATGGTCACAATTACAAAGGTAGAGGTCTCAGGAGATTTGCAGCACTGCAAAATTTTTGTGAGTATCTATGGCGAAGAAAGTCAGAAGAACCTTGTTATGACTGGTTTGAATGATGCCAGTGGTTTCCTGAGAGGGGAATTAGGAAGAAATTTGCAGTTAAGAAGGGCTCCAGAAATTGTTTTTTACTTAGACCAAGGAATAGAAAAGGGAACTTCGGTACTAAATCTTTTGGAACGTTTGAAGAAAGAAAGAAATGGCAGAAAAGAAGTGGTTTCTGATCAGAGTTTGGAGTCTTGA
- a CDS encoding J domain-containing protein encodes MSIDHYQTLGISPSASSAEIKAAYRNLVKQHHPDTGGDQQIILKLNAAWEVLGDQENRLAYDKQAFTSLNQEAQEREIRNARASTAAQNVQGQSAAAKDALSKWLNEVYTPIDRLLGQVINPFSSKLRDLAADPYDDALMQEFCRYLEQSQKKLEKVEQIFQSRPTPIPAQSFGLSLYHCLSQVQDALNELERYTMGYVDSYLHDGHEMLREAKKRRSGLQTERRRFNINS; translated from the coding sequence ATGTCCATAGATCATTATCAAACCCTAGGCATTAGCCCAAGCGCTAGTTCAGCAGAAATTAAAGCAGCCTATAGGAATTTAGTTAAACAACATCACCCCGATACAGGAGGAGATCAACAAATTATTCTTAAGCTCAATGCTGCTTGGGAGGTTCTAGGAGATCAAGAAAACCGTCTTGCCTATGACAAACAAGCTTTCACCTCCCTTAATCAAGAAGCTCAAGAACGAGAAATAAGAAATGCTCGTGCAAGCACTGCAGCCCAAAATGTCCAAGGGCAATCAGCTGCAGCTAAAGATGCACTAAGCAAATGGTTGAATGAGGTCTATACCCCTATAGATCGATTACTCGGGCAAGTAATAAATCCCTTTTCATCAAAACTGCGCGATCTTGCAGCTGATCCATATGACGACGCCCTCATGCAAGAGTTTTGCCGCTATCTAGAGCAAAGTCAAAAAAAGCTTGAAAAAGTTGAGCAGATATTTCAATCAAGACCAACCCCTATTCCAGCACAAAGCTTTGGTTTAAGCCTTTATCACTGTCTGTCTCAAGTGCAAGATGCTTTAAATGAACTTGAACGATACACAATGGGCTATGTCGATAGCTATCTCCATGATGGACATGAGATGTTGAGAGAAGCAAAAAAAAGACGCTCAGGACTTCAAACAGAGCGCAGAAGATTCAATATCAATTCATGA
- a CDS encoding DUF751 family protein, with protein sequence MGEFFSNVLRYPKYLITIVLGVFAASLDPLVRRSSNPITAISLIGALISGLLTLTYILRAMVFPVPIS encoded by the coding sequence ATGGGTGAATTTTTCTCGAATGTGCTTAGGTATCCCAAATACCTTATAACCATTGTTCTTGGTGTTTTTGCGGCATCTCTTGATCCATTAGTTCGGCGCAGTAGTAATCCCATAACAGCGATTTCACTTATTGGGGCATTGATTAGTGGTTTGCTAACTCTTACTTATATTTTGCGAGCAATGGTTTTCCCCGTCCCAATTAGTTAG
- a CDS encoding iron-sulfur cluster assembly accessory protein, which yields MSIPNIQKDTHTAVDGKGIVITQTAMQQLTRLCREQGDGKLLRVGVRSGGCSGMSYTMDFVLTSDIRKDDEVYDYTSPDGAEFKVVCDPKSLLYIYGMQLDFSTDLIGGGFNFSNPNATQTCGCGSSFAV from the coding sequence ATGAGTATTCCAAATATCCAAAAAGATACGCATACTGCCGTAGACGGCAAGGGCATTGTGATTACTCAGACTGCCATGCAGCAACTAACTCGCCTTTGCCGAGAGCAGGGTGACGGTAAGTTACTCAGAGTTGGTGTGCGATCTGGTGGATGTAGTGGTATGAGTTACACCATGGACTTTGTCCTTACTTCAGACATTAGAAAGGATGATGAGGTTTATGACTACACCTCTCCTGATGGTGCTGAGTTCAAAGTTGTTTGCGATCCTAAAAGCCTTCTTTATATTTATGGGATGCAATTGGACTTCAGCACGGATCTAATTGGTGGGGGGTTTAATTTCAGCAATCCCAACGCGACTCAAACTTGTGGGTGTGGAAGCTCTTTTGCTGTATGA
- a CDS encoding TIGR01777 family oxidoreductase, which yields MRLLLIGCTGFIGRELVPQLLSAGHHVTLVSRKDQKGFDQNLSSHQLIWLQQNPAELINWEQGELWTALNKADGVINLAGEPIAEKRWTATHCQEIKNSRLNTTNGLVNALGQLRRPPRVLINASAVGYYGTSQDALFNENSINGNDFLAKLCNEWEATANKKPRSSRLIIFRIGIVLGPDGGALKKMLPVFKAGLGGPIGDGDQWMSWIHRTDLCQMIQQALTNKSWSGVINAVSPSAVSMSKFAAVLGKSLGRPSLLPVPGALLKLLLGDGARVVLEGQQVESIRLNQIGFKFQYAKLDQALAAIINPVKDQ from the coding sequence ATGCGTCTGCTACTGATTGGCTGCACAGGATTTATAGGTCGTGAATTAGTCCCTCAGCTCTTAAGCGCTGGGCACCATGTCACCTTAGTAAGTAGAAAAGATCAGAAAGGTTTTGATCAAAACCTTTCATCTCATCAATTAATTTGGTTGCAACAAAATCCAGCAGAATTAATTAACTGGGAACAAGGTGAACTTTGGACTGCACTTAATAAAGCAGATGGTGTAATTAATCTTGCAGGGGAGCCAATCGCTGAGAAGCGTTGGACAGCCACTCATTGTCAAGAAATAAAAAATAGTCGCCTAAATACAACAAACGGATTGGTAAATGCTTTGGGGCAACTTAGAAGACCTCCTCGAGTGCTGATAAATGCATCCGCTGTGGGCTATTACGGTACAAGCCAAGATGCTCTATTCAACGAAAACAGCATTAATGGCAACGATTTCTTGGCCAAGCTTTGCAACGAATGGGAAGCTACAGCAAACAAAAAACCACGATCATCAAGACTAATAATATTCCGAATAGGAATTGTTCTTGGTCCAGATGGAGGCGCTCTAAAGAAAATGCTTCCTGTCTTCAAAGCTGGCTTGGGAGGCCCGATTGGAGATGGAGATCAATGGATGAGTTGGATCCATCGCACTGATCTCTGTCAAATGATCCAACAAGCTTTAACAAACAAATCTTGGTCTGGAGTAATTAACGCTGTTTCCCCATCAGCTGTATCGATGAGCAAGTTTGCTGCTGTTCTAGGAAAAAGCCTTGGACGACCAAGTCTTTTGCCAGTGCCTGGAGCTCTTCTAAAACTGTTGTTAGGTGATGGAGCACGAGTAGTACTTGAAGGACAACAAGTTGAATCAATCCGACTAAATCAAATTGGTTTTAAATTTCAATACGCCAAACTTGATCAAGCACTTGCCGCAATAATTAACCCCGTTAAAGATCAATAA
- the zds gene encoding 9,9'-di-cis-zeta-carotene desaturase translates to MQVAIVGAGLAGLTAAIDLVDAGHKVDLYEARPFIGGKVASWEDPEGNHIEMGLHVFFFNYSNLFALMRKVGAINNLLPKDHTHLFVNHGGDLRSLDFRFALGAPFNGLKAFFTTPQLDWIDKLQNALALGTSPIVRGLVDYEGAMKTIRALDSISFQEWFLNHGGSINSIKRMWNPIAYALGFIDCEAISARCMLTIFMMFASKTEASKLNLLKGSPHRWLTKPILDYILEKGGQLHLRHRVREIHFEDGDSPRVTGLELSTPNGNMEIEADQYLAACDVPGIQRMIPKAWRRFPQFEGINKLKAVPVATVQLRYDGWVTEMNDTAAMMNLENPTGLDNLLYTADADFSCFTDLALSSPVDYRIEGLGSLLQCVLTPGDPWITKSVEKIVEHTDAQVKSLFPSSRSLKLIWSNVVKLSHSLYREEPGMEPYRPDQSTPIINFFLAGSYTRQDYIDSMEGATMSGHLAAAKMLSKSAEPSTNSSVI, encoded by the coding sequence GTGCAAGTTGCAATAGTTGGAGCTGGGCTTGCAGGATTAACTGCGGCTATAGACCTTGTCGATGCAGGTCACAAAGTTGATCTCTATGAAGCAAGACCTTTCATAGGAGGCAAGGTAGCCAGCTGGGAAGATCCAGAAGGAAACCATATTGAAATGGGTCTACATGTTTTCTTCTTCAATTACTCCAATCTTTTTGCATTAATGCGAAAAGTTGGTGCAATAAACAATCTACTTCCAAAAGATCACACTCATTTATTTGTAAATCACGGCGGAGACCTACGATCATTAGATTTTCGTTTTGCACTTGGTGCTCCTTTCAACGGGCTGAAAGCTTTTTTCACAACTCCTCAGCTGGACTGGATTGACAAATTGCAGAATGCACTGGCTTTAGGAACAAGCCCAATAGTCAGAGGGCTTGTTGATTACGAGGGAGCAATGAAAACAATCAGAGCACTGGATTCAATCAGTTTTCAAGAGTGGTTTCTTAACCATGGTGGCAGCATAAACAGCATCAAACGAATGTGGAATCCAATTGCTTATGCATTAGGTTTTATCGACTGTGAGGCAATTTCAGCTCGCTGCATGCTCACGATCTTCATGATGTTTGCTTCAAAGACTGAAGCGTCCAAACTAAATTTACTAAAAGGCTCCCCTCATCGATGGCTTACCAAGCCAATTTTGGATTACATACTTGAGAAAGGGGGCCAACTACATTTACGCCATCGTGTACGTGAAATTCATTTTGAAGATGGTGATTCACCTCGTGTAACTGGCTTAGAACTCAGCACGCCTAATGGAAATATGGAAATTGAAGCTGATCAATATCTTGCAGCATGCGATGTACCTGGAATTCAAAGAATGATCCCGAAAGCTTGGCGCCGTTTCCCTCAGTTCGAAGGAATCAACAAGCTAAAAGCAGTACCAGTAGCAACTGTTCAATTGAGATATGACGGGTGGGTCACGGAAATGAATGACACTGCAGCGATGATGAATCTTGAAAACCCAACTGGATTAGACAATTTGTTATATACCGCTGATGCAGACTTCAGTTGTTTTACAGACTTAGCTCTAAGCAGTCCTGTGGACTATCGCATCGAAGGCCTTGGATCTTTGTTGCAATGTGTACTGACCCCAGGAGATCCATGGATTACAAAATCCGTTGAAAAAATTGTTGAGCATACTGATGCCCAAGTGAAATCACTTTTCCCATCTTCTCGTTCTTTAAAACTTATTTGGAGCAATGTAGTCAAACTATCTCATTCTCTTTATCGAGAAGAACCAGGCATGGAACCATACAGACCTGATCAATCCACTCCTATCATAAATTTCTTTTTAGCAGGCAGTTACACACGTCAGGACTACATCGACTCTATGGAAGGTGCAACTATGAGTGGTCATCTGGCGGCTGCAAAAATGCTTAGCAAATCAGCTGAGCCTTCAACAAATTCATCTGTTATCTGA